Sequence from the Cucumis sativus cultivar 9930 chromosome 1, Cucumber_9930_V3, whole genome shotgun sequence genome:
CTCGCGCTTCTCAGGATCGCTAAGAACCTCATAAGCCTGAGCCAATTCTTTAAACTGAAATAACAAAGTCATTATCATCAGCATATGCGCAAAGCATCACATCAAAATCCAAGGTTGTATGTATGAAACTTAAAgcaccaaaaaacaaaaacctagACCCACAAGCCAAATTGCCTTACAAGTGTAcaatagattaaaaaacataaatatcacTAGATTCTGAGTTCTGCCCAGTTCACAGCCTCACAGGAAACGATGCTAGATAGAGAAAAAAGCTTACAAAGCGGGAAATTACAAAATCcatgtaaaatttaataatttccaGACGATTGAGTTTCCTGTAATATCAACACTAGAACCATAATccacaaagaaaagaaaacgaacCACCGAAAGAAGCAAAATATGGACATCATTATTCATTAAAATCTTCAACAGAATTCAAAATCAGATTCAACAGAAACTGAAAGCAGAGAgacaattcaaacaaaaacaaaaaaaaaacaaaaaaaaatgaaatcatgtTACCTTCTCCGGATCACCACCCTTGTCAGGATGATTCTTGATAGCAGCCTTTTTGTAAGCCTTCTTCAAATCATCCTGCGACGCGTTCTTGGAGACTCCAAGGATCTCATAGTACCGCGTGCTGTCGCTCTTCTTCGGAGCTCTCCCGAACATCTTCGCTTCCGATTCTTAAGACAATTGAAATCTTTATTCTTCAAATCGATGGAAAGTGGGAACCCCAATTTCGTGGAATCAAAGTTTGAGAAATGAAAGGAAGGTTATGGACACGTAATGCAAAATTCTTTACAGTTTTTCCTTCTTATGCTAAACGACTTTGCTAGGGACTTGAGTTTATATAGAACCAAAGAGCTTATCAAAAGGACGGCTGAGATTTAATTGCTAACGTGTGTGCGTCTTGTGAAGAAGAGTCTAGAATTCCGTCTCTTAGCTATGTTCGTTCGTCGAATCATGTTAACCGTTGGATGCTACCACTCCATGGGAGATGTTCTAGATGCTTCTTTTGTCTAAAGGTTTTTTGGTTTcattaaacaatcaaatgaaaatatcgaGATCttaagaacattttttaaaaaaagaattatagagGTTGATGTAAGGTGTTGCATTTAAATTGACTATTTTTAAaggtttttataaaataaaatgtttagatGGATACCGAAATATAGTTGTGTGAGCGGAAGCGAAGTTAGATCAAAAAGTAAttatacaataatataaagaagtttagaaatattttgaagtaaaataaTTGGATGGTGTTTGAGAAAACTCATTGttgaataacaaattttttagcACTAATTGTCACGTCCTTACCaaattaactataaaaaaaatacaaataattaaatttaagattaaaagttGACATGTGTCCCAAATTggaatatataaattagagTGATCATTTTTAggagtcaatttttttttgacaaaatctCTACCGAACTGACAAAATTGCCACTGAAACGACTATAGTTGGTTAAGTAAATGTTCAAACCGACTTCGACATCGATTAGTAAGGGTCAGTCGATTGATCATTTTTTGTCGTGTTCGTCGGCCGTGTTAGGTCAATTTAACACTTATAAagactttttgaaaatttttaatttgaaactttctGAAACCAACCACAACTCACCCATCTCGTTTTCAATCTACCTACTTTGGTTTGGTTGCTCGCCTAGTTTTTCGGTCTATCATGCTCACCCTTAATATAAATTGGCTAATTCTGATGATGAAACGTGTTTTCATCAAGACAGTTGAgttaagttaattattttggtctAATAAAGTAGGACTAAAGTTCATGAACCAACTAGGTCCAAACCCATAAAAGCCCACtgaaaactatataaataGAGGAGTTCTCTTTAAGGTAATTGTAATAGATAGTCGTTTGAGGAATAAAAggatataatatttaaaaaattacaaatatagcaaaactatcattgatagacttgtatcattgatagactagTATgttctatcagtgatagaccaatatttacaacatagtctatcggtgatagacttgtatcattgatagaatttgataaattttgctatatttgcaaattttttaaaaagtcgctatatacttaattattttgaatctaatagCTAAATTTACGACTATATCTTCTCTTTATTGGTGggacataaattttttagtccATAATGTCTAGAGAGAATTATCTCAAGAAGCAGAACTCTCCTAAGTTAAAGAATAACATAATCTTGATCCATAAATGATCTTTTAAGGGGATTGTGTTTCTTTCGCTCGACCTTCCTTCAAAACTTAATTAGGTTTCTTGATAGGAAAAAAGAGTTACTtgaatgattcaaaattaatttattagagaataaaatatttgaatgaatttaaatattaatttaatgtgaattggcTTCATATTAAAACAGAGGTTgagataaatttatatttgaaaataattcaaatttggaataaattaaatataagatatttaatttaaaaattaattagttagagAATGAATTagtagtttagtttagttttatttaattaaattaaaattataggttaggtgagagatattcatttaagtatataatttaattaattattaaataaataaattatttattttaatattatcattaaattattagGGAAAGTGGGTGGTTTTTCCACATTCACGTTTCCATACATGTACGACAATATGcacaaagtttttttttccgaTAATTTACTTGTTGGTAGAAAAAATGTGGATTTAGGAGAGAGTGTGTTATGTAGTACTAGTGAGATCAATGCTTGTTGAGAGTCGATCTCATGCAACCTAGCCTACAGCTTGTCGTAATTGATTAACTTCACTTAGCAACTTGGAAAATAGTGTTTTGCCTATGTTGGTGTATTGTATGTGTATACTTGATTCCTCATGATGTGTCATTGATTCAGGACcattgcatgcaaaatgctTCTCCGAAGTCTTTTCATCATGTGAGAGGACATGATTATCGCATGCAAAATGCTCCAAATATCCTTACCACATACTTCTAAGTCTTCGTTctacaagttttcctatttCTTGTCCAAGTATAAGTGAAACAATAGATTTTTTTGGATGATCCAAAGTTGACATAGtgaattgatatcaaaactTAGTTCTAGGGTCTACTTATCAATTAGGCGATGATATACAAGAACTCTATACAATATGAAAGAATGTAAGGTAAACTAATTCTGCTTATGTAAACCTAGAGAATCTGTAAAGATAGTTTAATGAGATGGTTGAGGCAGTAAAAGCATGAATGAATTAAGTTGCATTAAATAAGGGGATGAAGGAATGTCTAGTGCTCTTAGGCGATTAAACTATATAGAAATCTTGATGCGATAAAGCTTACTTACCTAGTTTATGATTAAGACGTGCTCCTCTCGGAATCATTAAACGCCACACTGGATCTCCTTCTGGGATCCAAATGACTAAATCTAACTAAACAAGGTATATTTAGAAGTGTTCACTTATAAAACTTATAGAGCTTTGCATTTAAGAGCAGCAACATCTGAGCGCCTAATGTCCACGCTTGTTCTTCTATCAGGATACAAAATGATGGAAGTCATCTCGTTAAGGTGAAGTTTGTCTCCAAACTCCTCTTTGCGCGTGTTAACCATGTTCTTGGTACTTTTCCTTTTCGGTAGTTGGCGATATGTACTAGCCAAGTGATGAAAATAGCTCAGTTAATGGGATAAGAATTATAAGCTAAACTTCTTATCAAGACATTATCACAAACCTAAACTACTATTAATACAAGGAGAAATGAACAGTTAAGACATGGATGGATTGAACAATGTagaaatatatacattgtattaaagaatgtagGTCTTTGATGCACACCCCTTTTCGGATCATCTACTCTCAATCCAAGAGACAACATGAAGTCAATTGATATCATTCCCCTTCTGAATAACACCACTTGACCCTAACTTCTGAACCTTTTGTAATGCTAAGCAACTTgagtaaattaaaaacttatgCAGTAGATACTACGATAAACACACTTGAAACAAACTCCTTtacattaattcaaaataaatttaggttAAACGTCATTTCTTTACAAACAACACATTaactcaaaacaaatattttaactaatcAAACCCGAAACAAAACTTATATACATGACATATATAGATCTAGAACTGACCATAACAACAAAACTATAAACAAGATTTGCACAGCAGACTTGGAGACAACGGTCAGGCTCTTGGATCACGATCTCTACCTAGACAGTGGGAAAACATGTTGGAAAGGGTGAGCTAAAATGTCCAGTGTATGACGATTTTGTAAAAcatacttttaaaacaaatacattttaatcttttacaTGAATCATTCATAATGCTTGACATAAGAATAAAATCTTAAGAACTTCCTTGTGCTAaactatttctatttttcaagtactcttttatctctttatattttatactcaGGACACTCGATCACGATAGTAACTAGCTCATCCTACCGTGCttgatttaataatttcaGTTAGAATAATAGAGCACCTTTGGTCATACCATTCTGCCAAAGGTGTTCTACTATCTTGAGCATGTTAGCAGTACTCAATGATCACAACTAACTATAAGAATTGAGACCATATTTCTCAACTAAAAGTCTGTTTGCCCTTTAGTACTGATAAAAGCTATCATTGATAGCCATTATCAATGATATCATATTTTTCgaattaaaagttatcattgatagcatctatcagtgataacaCTAAAAACCAGTTATCAATTGTTATCACTTAAAACCAGTTATCAATACTAgctttcaattttagaaaatcaagaaaaagagttCGTAATGGTAACAagttatcactgatagtcgCTATCAATAATAACAACTAATAGTAGCTATCGGTGATATTCACTAATTGCATAtgactattagtgatagcTTTCAATGTGAAAAAATCGAGaagaagtttgaaaaataatccCTTCTCAAACTAAAAGTTTTTATGATAGCATATATGATAACGTGTATAAACACCTGCTATTATACCCTATTGTATTAGAATAATCAGGTCAAACGCATAAGAAGAGGATCAAAGTGTGTGACTCACActataaattcataaatatttagaaatacaactTACATAAGTGTCTTGCCTATTTTACGCAATTATCATGTTTAAACGCAGGATaagtgaaaaagaagtaaGGAGCAAATTACATAGGACATCTCGCGAAGAGGTTATGCGATGGAAACTTACTTGGTGATTAACAACCCCCAAGCGAGGAAATGGGTCATCACATGAGGAAAACTTACTAAAAGACAAGAATGGGAGTTGGAGTGATGTGACTTTAATGGACCAGAGTCAGCATTAACATGCTCAGGGGAATAGAAGTTGTTCGCTGAAAAGTGGCCTATATAAGCACTTCATCTTCACCAAGAAAGAGAGGCCTGAATGTGCCAATTTAGAGAGCTTGTAGCTGGTGTAGAGAAGAAAGTTATTCCTTTCTGTCTCCTAACTTGTAACAATGATTCATTTCTCTATCTCCCATTCAActttatattctttatattttaagttttacatATTGTATATTGGCCTATGACCTACattctttgtatttctttaaacATGCATAACTTCTCAACCCAACATTCTTATACTTTCCATTAGTTAACGTGTTATTTATAGCTTGGGTAgatgataagttcttgataaggaGAGTTACTTATAAGTTGTATGGCGTTAATTGAGCTAATTTTATTGTCGAGCCAGCGTTAGTTGCCAACTATCTAGAAGGGAAAGTAGCTAGAACCTAATTAACATGCGCGAGGAGGAGTTCCATATCATTTCTAACATTTGTGTCCTGAAAAGAGAACAAGTGTGGACAATGATACTGAGAGGTAACAGTCCTTAATCGTAGAATCTTATATGGGTTATAAGTAGGGCATTTCTAAATATAACTCACGAAGCCACACTTCATCATATAGATCTCCAAAAGTGACCATGTGTGACATATAATAACTTCGAGAGAAGCATGACCTAATCATAAATATGGTTAGTGTGTTACATCAATCAAGACTATCAAATTACTTATTCACATGATAATACGTACACATTCCTTCCTTCATTTCTTTGAGACAAGTTAGTTTGCATCATCATACCTTCTTCTTAACCTCGCTTTACAAACTCTCGCTGTGTAGTTAGCAATTCttacatttattattctttaattctttcaatCCGCCTAATTGATGAGTAACTCCCTAGAATTAATGTCTTGAAATAATTTCCTATGTTCGACCCTGGATCACCTAGGTAAACCTACTATTTCGCTTGCACTTGGGCAAGTtgtaggaaaacttgtactcaacaaTGATTTAGGTATTATGCGATAAAGAGGTACATAGTGAGTAGTTTGTATGCTATGATCATGATCCATGACTTATCGCCTAGAATTAAGTATGCAACACAAAAAGATATGGTGAGCACATTACGCGCAATGACCCTACTTACTGACGTATTGCAGCTACACTATACACATGGAAAATTATTAAGTCCAAACCCTACACAAATAATATATCACAAATAACagctatcagtgatagttgCTATCTTTAATAGattctatcagtgataactTTTAGTACGAGAAATTCGACAATAATTGCCTAAAATATTGATTGCACGTgggtattttaatatttttctattttttgtgctatatatgcaattatttttttcttgtgttatatatatgttactattttaggtttttttttttgccatttaTCCAACTAACCCTTAGAAATATACATACTTTTcctaataatttatattattgttgcGGCCTTCTTTAATGTTGGAATTGGTTTTTTGAATCTCGTTTATCTCATGGTTTGTAGTTTTGGCAACATAGattatttatctaaaaaatcagaggtattttatttgatatttatatagCGTTCATTCAATCCAATAAACCAAGGTTCAAAGTTATATGGTGTTACTTAAATAGTATATGGTAAAGATACAAGTGATTCTATGTTCAGGTTATAACCTAAAATGTCTATAGTAAATGGATAAAGATTAGGTGTCTTATCCTGATAATTTGCAGATACAACTCACACTTTATCATTGTTACATGAGACGTAAGTGTACttacaaaacaatataaaCCATATTGTTCATGTGAAGACATGTAAGTGAATCTAACTTGTATAAAGGAGTTGATATATGCATAGACCAGACCGCAAAATAATTGGTTTCTCTTTATAACACCATACTTAAAGTAGCAAATATTTCACCGTGATAACCATTATTGGAGACTTGATCACCTTAATCATGAATGAGTTGTGAACTCCTATTTATTATGACGgttctttgatttgtatgaGTGAGAATGATCGTGATAGCAGACTCAACAAACCTACCATTTTAGAGATTTATCGGAGTAAGGAGTTAGGAATAGAGCTACATAAGATGAAATTcgctcatttttgtttgttgagaaAGTAGATAAATTGCTCCcttaatagtttattttgaatcttAAACAATTAGGTTACAACCTCTTTTTGGGCCCTATAGGTGTTAGGTTATAGTTGGAATATAGACTATTTGTTCATTGAGAAATTAGTAGGAAGTTAGACGATGAAACTACATGAGTAAAACAATCATTTAACCCAACTATAGTTATGAGTAATTTGTGAAGCGTAAACTTACTATTGATTGGTTATGTtcatgtataaaaaaatatatctacaatgaTTCTACCACCTCTGAAATCAAAGAGAACATTGAAGAAGATCACATCATATTGTATCTTTGTAAATAGAGGAGCCTGAGTAAGTTTATTACGAAAAATGAGCTTGTTAATTTGTGACGAACAAAACGAAAATGCGTAAAATTAGAAATCTACAAAGTCAGGTTTCACTCACCCCTTTCCCCTTCTTCACTAAAGCACATGCCTAGGGTCATTAATGTGTTTATCCTTTGCTAAACCATGTTTAGTTtcctatttttatattatataacaattaCATGCTCTTgtagaaatttgaatatatatccAAACACAACATCAAccattctaattttaaaacttctcATTCCAATAAACCATTCTAAATGCTAGAATACATTTTTTCTCAtgctaaatttaataatttattttccacTCCAAATAACAACACCCTTTCCCTCTCCAACAaagtgtaaaataaaaattgagtgCAGTATTATCTCACCCCCATCTTGCCCACTTCTCAATGTAAATTtgttaacaaattttgataattaattttgtagcATTTATCAAtaccaattttgaattttctattcCCTAAACTCGAATGGATCGTAAATTTAGTTGGGGTTTAAAAAGTGAGTGAGACAGTAACCCACCTtttattataaactaaattgaagTGGAAAATGTGGTGTGAAACAATAATACGCCATGTCTTATTATAGATATAGTTGGagtgaaataataattcatcCTATTCTAGTtcttatacaaaatttagatttgtttaagatgGTTGCCAATCTCCTTCCAGAAATATACTGTGAAATTAGATAAATTAGTGCAATTggataacaattttgaatttcttttgttatatatatattttgattgatagcttaaaattcaaactaaatttcataaactaaaaacGAAGTAACATTTGAATAAGGTAGTAAAGAAGGAAGCAATTTTCTATTAACTAAAGCAACCCATTTTGTTTAACAAGGTTGCAAGATGAACTTTGGGATATGCCATTTTTCTGTTTAGAAAAGGACTTAACCTTTTTGTTGTGGGAAATATTTGTTCTAATTAAGAAGCTGATCTTAAAACAacaattacatttttgtttggtaaATGGTATTGAAAgttagataatttttttaaaaataattttgaaaactgtaatattagaaagaaaaaagaaaagtttggcCCCAAGCCCCAccctttttaatctttatttcatctttcttcttttattcttcaatcACTTTTTGAACACTATAAATATGTGACAGTAACAatgaaaaatcacaaaaaagagaaagaaagaaagaaagaaaacctaTTCTAATCTGAGGGTAATGTATGATTTAGAaacttccttttctctttcctttcctttatGTACATCTCTTAgatcaatgttttttttttcaattctaatTGAATTAgctgccattttttttttctatttcagaAGTATATTTAAGGATGGCAGACAATGTTTTTGGCAATCCAATCACGAACAGTACTCTGCAGGCCATGCCTGATTATGAAGGAAAAGTAATAACGCGTCGAGATAGAGCATACGTGGCACTTAATATGAAGAACGCTCAAGGTAAAGATAAAGATGCCCAAGATTATGTAGaaaaattgagagaagaaTGGGGAAGCGGAGTTGCTACTCTTTGCTTAATTTACAATGCTACTGGTGATACCATAAAATTCGTTTGTGAATATAGTTGGCATGGTCATATTGGGCCTAGTCCTTATCCAAGTGAGATTGAAAATGGTCAGTGGGGTGCATTTCTTCATGTCAAAACTGCTGTCGTACCATCAGGCTCTGCTGCCTCTTGTGTATATCGTGGTCAAAATAACAATGGTCAACTATGTGATTGGATGGTAGCATGGTCTAACCCATATCATCGATTGTTTGCAGACAACAAGGTCagctaatttttttctaaccCTATTCTTAGAATGGTCTATACCATAGTTGCAAAAATTTTATACTATCgtgtttaaatttacataacaTACGcagatatatatgtattttttactgctaaatatatttgttcatCTATATAGGCATATACTGAGATTCGTGAACAGGGACATTATGAAGCGCCGCATGACTATTGGGAATATATCTTCAGCTTATTAAATGACCTTAGTCATAGAGACAAGTGGAACGGATGTCTATCAAACGTGTCTACAGGAAGTGATACAAATCCATTATGTGTGGGAATCTTCACTCTCACATACCCTTGAGAGATTTCTGATCATTGTCGTTAATAAGATGCTCATTGTGTAACACTAAACCTACAACTATCACCATAAATAATGGCCCTTAAACCCTAGATTAATAAATCTAGTACTACCCATGAATAATCCCCTTGGAGCCCTTTACCTTGAAGATGTGTGCATGTTAAATTATCTTCTATAGCCTACCTACCCATGAATAATGGTTCCTTGGAGCCTTTACCTGCTTCAAGATGTGTGaacttaaatattatatatgtgttatATGGCTTTCTACTTTTTACTTTGAtggaaataaaacttttaaatttagctcaataaccaaatcaaaatatagAGTATGTTTGACCTGTGAtaggaaattaaataaacattcattacatgaaaaaaaatgttatattttgtgttgTCTATCCATTGGGTAAAACTTTTGGGTGTCCactttagaattttaaaactcaagtTTGATGATGTAATAAGAAATACTGGATAGAATATATAGTGAAAAAAGTGGTTAAAATACTCTATTTCGTAGTCTTTTATTCTTTGGAAACGGAAACAAGTCTGGAAGAAGGTGTTTGGTCCCTTCCCTTGGCATAAGCTGAGTTTGGCATTTGATGTCAAACCTATGTTTGACCCATGATCTATCCGCTTTAACATGTAGAATAAttgaaggttttttttcttggaaatTGAAATGGATAAccatttcaacaataataattaaggatatagcaaaattttaaaaaaaattgtaaatatagcaaaactatcattgatagacttgtatcgttgATACACTtcgtatggtctatcagtgatagaccaatatttgcaacatggtctatcgttgatagacttatatcattgataaaatttgacaaattttgctatacttgcaatttttttaaaatgttgctgtatacttaattattttgaatctaattgctaaatttgcagctactttttttttatattattattattgttttagttctCAAATTTAACAAGTGctttcatttccattttaaattattactatAATTTTTGGATGAcatgtcaaataaattaaaggttaaaataatttaagttggtttaaataaaaaagtttaaaaatttatttataattttatgtaataaataagattttttagtCAAAATAGTTTGAGtaatttcttattgttttaagcgaataaatatagaatttctttatatgtatatatataatgtaaataattttgaagaaaaataagtgaaCACattaaaacttttcttttcgtgttcgttttatcattttttgtatatgaaaaatattaatcttttttctttggtaaaacttgaagaaaataaatggcaaaagtttaaaattttgaatatatttgacatataattaaatatacattttttattttgttttctttggtCACTTTAACTAGAAAACTTAGGACTTATTTGGAtttttaaactcttttgataaaagcagtttaagtttaaatattacattGCAGCTCCATCATAGAAAGACAACCATAACTATCGCTAAATTTACTTTACCTTCGCTTTTGCATAACCTTTTTGTTATGCTTATTTTGAAACCTAGCTATTAGAtgtattttaatgttttgctTAACTGAAACTTTTGTAAACTCCATCCGGTtacataatttgttatattttatgaatagtttgtaatatttctaattagagTACCATTCATATTAATGCAActgtaatcaaaattattgttattgaatgttaaacttttttgtttttacattattgtcatgAAAATCAACAAgtcaagaaattgaattatatgtacaaaatattaaaaaaatcaattaaatattttgtacatAATAAATTTAGCTTGTACacttgacaaaaaaaaaaaaaaaaaaggattagCTAAGCGTAGGAATTAAAAACCAGCACCCCAAACACAAGCATTAGAAATTAAGATTATCAATTCCTGCGCCCCAAACACGGACATCTACAATTCTCAGGCATCAGAACCTCATCAAATAAGTCCACAGTCCTTTAATTCTCAGACATTTGATTTCGAACATGCACATCAAACGTCCCCTGAAGGGGCAAGGAGGTACACACCacaaaaatgtgaaaaaaaaaaactttaaataactAAAGTTTCGCGGtccattttttgttgttaaaagTCAACTTATAGCAACACTTTAAAACACATATTGCACAATATcaatattaacaataaaatttagcTCCCAACATTACTACAATAGTTTGT
This genomic interval carries:
- the LOC101222553 gene encoding 23 kDa jasmonate-induced protein, whose product is MADNVFGNPITNSTLQAMPDYEGKVITRRDRAYVALNMKNAQGKDKDAQDYVEKLREEWGSGVATLCLIYNATGDTIKFVCEYSWHGHIGPSPYPSEIENGQWGAFLHVKTAVVPSGSAASCVYRGQNNNGQLCDWMVAWSNPYHRLFADNKAYTEIREQGHYEAPHDYWEYIFSLLNDLSHRDKWNGCLSNVSTGSDTNPLCVGIFTLTYP